A DNA window from Calliphora vicina chromosome 1, idCalVici1.1, whole genome shotgun sequence contains the following coding sequences:
- the LOC135954553 gene encoding cationic amino acid transporter 2-like, with product MVNFWNALTRRKTDDVVEAESKLARVLNVFDLTALGVGSTLGLGVYVLAGSVAFNIAGPAVTLSFLIAAVASAFAGICYAEFAARVPKAGSAYVYSYVTIGEFVAFTIGWNMILEYVIGTASVARGFSGYFDSLIDKNMSKTLTEAVPINVDFLGDYPDFLAFGLILILTGLLAFGVKESSFLNNIFTTVNMLTILIVIIAGSIYADSSNWSIPAEKVPPGFGTGGFMPFGVAGVMAGAAKCFFGFVGFDGIATTGEEAINPKRNIPLAIVISLVIVFLAYFGVSTVLTLMVPYFEQDRNAPFPAAFDAVGLISVKWIVTGGAIFALCTCLLGAMFPLPRVLYAMGSDGILFKKLSNVNDYTKTPLIATILSGLFAATMALIFDLDQLIDMMSIGTLMAYSIVAICVLVLRYEDEGMQKQVTLSCPTVVKQFFNGNSYRQPNILSSAITKFGIVLFGFICILWCIFDKIYTFGSTDSIVALSVLGVVLIAIIVIISYQPVSTVELAFKVPLVPLIPCLSVFANLYLMFQLDINTWIRFLIWLAIGYVIYFIYGISHSTQITRNRNHAEEARKLQFTNMAYEPDWKVENGKCEKL from the exons atggtaaatttttggAATGCTTTGACACGCCGTAAAACCGATGATGTTGTTGAGGCTGAATCAAAATTAGCCAGAGTATTGAATGTATTCGATTTAACAGCTCTGGGTGTAGGCAGTACCTTAGGTCTGGGTGTTTATGTGTTGGCGGGTTCAGTGGCCTTTAATATTGCCGGTCCAGCAGTGACGCTTTCATTTCTGATAGCAGCCGTAGCCTCAGCCTTTGCTGGTATATGTTATGCAGAATTTGCCGCAAGAGTACCAAAAGCAGGCAGTGCTTATGTTTACAGTTATGTGACCATAGGAGAGTTTGTGGCCTTTACCATAGGTTGGAATATGATATTGGAATATGTGATAG GTACCGCCTCGGTGGCTAGAGGTTTTAGTGGTTATTTCGATTCTTTGATTGATAAAAATATGTCTAAAACCTTAACGGAAGCCGTGCCCATCAATGTTGATTTCTTGGGAGATTATCCAGATTTCTTGGCTTTTGGCCTTATATTGATATTAACTGGTTTATTGGCGTTTGGTGTCAAGGAATCAAGTTTTCTAAATAATATATTCACCACTGTGAATATGCTGACGATTTTAATTGTCATTATAGCAGGTAGTATTTATG CTGACAGCTCCAACTGGTCCATACCCGCAGAAAAAGTACCCCCAGGTTTTGGAACTGGTGGTTTTATGCCTTTTGGTGTGGCTGGTGTTATGGCGGGAGCAGCCAAGTGCTTTTTTGGTTTTGTGGGCTTTGATGGCATTGCCACAACTGGCGAAGAAGCTATTAATCCCAAGCGAAACATCCCCTTGGCTATTGTGATATCCTTGGTTATTGTTTTCTTGGCGTATTTTGGTGTTTCTACGGTATTGACCTTGATGGTGCCCTACTTCGAGCAAGATCGTAATGCTCCCTTCCCAGCTGCCTTCGATGCTGTTGGTTTAATCTCCGTTAAGTGGATTGTTACTGGTGGCGCCATTTTTGCCCTATGCACCTGTTTGTTGGGAGCCATGTTCCCCTTGCCTCGCGTTTTATATGCCATGGGTAGTGATGGCATTCTATTCAAGAAATTGTCCAATGTCAATGACTACACCAAAACTCCTCTGATTGCAACCATCTTATCAGGCTTGTTTGCTGCCACCATGGCCTTAATATTCGATTTGGATCAGTTGATCGATATGATGTCTATTGGTACTCTCATGGCCTATAGTATTGTGGCCATTTGTGTATTGGTTTTACGTTACGAAGATGAGGGCATGCAGAAACAAGTTACACTCAGTTGTCCCACTGTTgtcaaacaatttttcaatggCAATTCTTATCGTCAACCGAATATCTTGAGTTCGGCCATTACAAAATTTGGCATTGTGCTGTTTGGCTTCATTTGTATATTATGGTGTATTTTCGATAAAATCTATACATTTGGCTCCACCGACAGCATAGTTGCTTTAAGCGTTTTAGGTGTTGTACTAATAGCCATTATAGTGATAATTAGCTACCAGCCTGTATCCACAGTAGAGTTGGCTTTTAAGGTACCGCTGGTACCTTTGATACCCTGTTTAAGTGTTTTTGCCAATCTTTATCTAATGTTCCAATTGGATATAAATACTTGGATTAGATTTCTTATATGGCTGGCCATTGGTTATGTGATCTATTTTATTTATGGCATTAGCCACTCTACACAGATTACTAGAAACAGAAATCATGCCGAGGAGGCCAGGAAATTACAATTTACTAATATGGCCTATGAACCAGACTGGAAAGTGGAGAATGGTAAATGTGAAAAGTTATGA